The following proteins are co-located in the Trichormus variabilis 0441 genome:
- a CDS encoding LapA family protein — protein MKTLAPFFTSLVVAVWVVAIAIISVQNFEPVSLKFLTFQSIKIPFGIVLAFSAGVGFVGVAILQPLWGLSGSGNSRLEEDAEFFVDDEDF, from the coding sequence ATGAAAACTTTGGCACCTTTTTTCACATCTTTAGTTGTAGCAGTTTGGGTAGTGGCGATCGCCATTATTTCCGTCCAAAATTTCGAGCCAGTATCTTTAAAATTCTTAACATTCCAATCAATTAAAATCCCATTTGGTATAGTGCTGGCTTTTAGTGCTGGTGTGGGATTTGTTGGTGTGGCTATTCTACAGCCACTCTGGGGTCTTTCCGGTTCGGGTAACTCTCGTTTAGAAGAAGACGCAGAATTTTTCGTTGATGATGAAGATTTTTAA
- a CDS encoding phosphoglucomutase/phosphomannomutase family protein, whose product MSASSNSSKIKFGTDGWRGIIADDFTFPNVRKVTRAIASYLETAYTKDRPVLIAYDTRFLADQFAQTAAQVLADLGWNVKITDRDCPTPVIAYNARHLNSAGALMFTASHNPAPYCGIKYIPDYAGPATPEITDTIVANIESASDELPSGKPSGSISTFDPKPDYLQFIYTLLDVEKIKSAQLKVKYDALYSTSRGYLDEVLIESGTQLESFHTWRDVLFGGGMPEPKGEQLVELVEAVRRDHADLGLATDGDSDRFGIVDELGNVLTPNTVLLVLARHLIKNKGKTGAIVRTVATTHLLDNFAAKYGLTIYETAVGFKYIGEKMRETAVLIGGEESGGLSIIGHIPEKDGVLADMLIAEAIAYEGKPLSQLVKEAIAEADGPLYNNRLDLHLTEAHKVAVIDSFTKNPPSEVAGIKVKEVGRKDGIKLYLEEGSWVLLRPSGTEPLVRVYLETNSPEKLSKLEQELESTIAKLG is encoded by the coding sequence ATGAGCGCTAGTAGCAATTCCAGCAAGATAAAATTTGGTACTGATGGATGGAGAGGCATTATTGCCGATGACTTCACTTTTCCCAATGTGCGAAAAGTGACAAGAGCGATCGCCAGTTATCTGGAAACAGCCTACACGAAAGATAGACCAGTTCTGATTGCCTACGATACTCGTTTTTTAGCTGATCAGTTTGCCCAGACAGCAGCTCAAGTCTTGGCTGACTTGGGCTGGAATGTCAAAATCACTGATCGGGATTGCCCCACACCAGTAATTGCCTATAATGCCCGTCACCTGAATTCGGCTGGGGCATTGATGTTTACGGCTAGTCATAATCCAGCACCTTATTGTGGAATTAAATATATCCCTGATTATGCTGGGCCTGCCACTCCAGAAATTACTGATACTATTGTGGCAAATATTGAAAGTGCATCGGATGAATTGCCAAGTGGCAAGCCATCGGGGTCAATTTCTACTTTTGATCCCAAACCAGACTATCTCCAGTTTATTTACACATTGTTAGATGTAGAAAAAATTAAAAGCGCCCAACTTAAAGTCAAGTATGATGCGTTATATTCTACATCCCGTGGCTATTTAGATGAAGTATTGATAGAAAGTGGCACTCAATTAGAAAGTTTCCACACTTGGCGGGATGTCCTATTTGGCGGGGGAATGCCTGAACCAAAAGGAGAACAGCTAGTGGAATTAGTCGAAGCTGTCCGCCGAGATCATGCAGATTTGGGACTAGCGACAGATGGCGATAGCGATCGCTTTGGCATTGTAGATGAGTTAGGTAACGTCCTCACCCCCAATACTGTGCTGTTAGTCTTGGCGCGTCATTTAATCAAAAATAAAGGCAAAACAGGGGCGATTGTCCGTACTGTGGCTACAACTCACCTGCTGGATAATTTCGCCGCTAAATACGGTTTGACGATTTATGAGACAGCCGTAGGTTTTAAATACATTGGGGAAAAAATGCGGGAAACTGCCGTGCTGATTGGTGGTGAAGAATCAGGCGGTTTAAGCATTATTGGTCATATTCCCGAAAAAGACGGCGTTTTAGCTGATATGCTGATTGCCGAAGCGATCGCCTATGAAGGTAAGCCCCTCAGTCAATTGGTGAAGGAAGCGATCGCCGAAGCTGATGGCCCCTTGTATAACAACCGTCTTGACCTACACTTAACAGAAGCTCATAAAGTCGCCGTCATCGACTCCTTTACAAAAAATCCTCCTTCCGAGGTAGCCGGGATTAAAGTTAAGGAAGTTGGACGTAAGGACGGGATTAAGCTGTATTTAGAAGAAGGTAGCTGGGTGTTGCTGCGTCCCTCTGGTACAGAACCTTTGGTACGTGTTTACCTAGAAACCAACTCTCCTGAAAAACTCAGCAAACTAGAGCAAGAGTTAGAGAGTACGATCGCTAAGTTAGGATAA